One Drosophila willistoni isolate 14030-0811.24 chromosome XL unlocalized genomic scaffold, UCI_dwil_1.1 Seg142, whole genome shotgun sequence genomic region harbors:
- the LOC6652941 gene encoding uncharacterized protein LOC6652941, whose translation MQRDDPEHEVGGGGRGGRHQMETSIQEMERNLQEMPPAPRRESLSSYTNWSQQSFFNSFVNENLAISNNSSNVDNENMDIGDVHDQLRASKFLNLMLMRLWRRRRAEVYGLHTLAHKYKEHTERLQEELSIRDRIISSERRRSDQLATQLNNTLDRFRLTWQSCHQIDKGSRHSNNREDKLRGQLMAKSQECENFEELLEACKKDLFRELAKFRNCSRLLANEQRRALQLELLNNELGNELLALREVLLVQNNLMVVSICVKQEQLNTAYETLKICEHELALLEIKYSQLREYDIQMEQRNNDAAKNMRFIQNVLFVQATRQSNPLYSCLYHISACVFDYFMPSYSTAARLDHTVRIFLALAFLLASFL comes from the exons ATGCAGCGCGATGACCCGGAACATGAAGTAGGGGGAGGAGGACGAGGAGGGCGTCATCAAATGGAGACTAGCATTCAGGAGATGGAGCGAAATCTGCAGGAAATGCCACCAGCTCCGCGCAGAGAGAGTTTGAGTTCTTATACAAATTGGTCGCAACAAAGTTTCTTCAATTCTTTCGTCAATGAAAATCTGGCAATAAGCAATAATAGTTCTAATGTGGATAACGAGAACATGGACATTGGGGATGTGCACGACCAGCTGAGAGCCTCCAAGTTCTTAAACTTAATGCTGATGCGACTATGGCGACGCCGTCGTGCCGAAGTGTACGGCCTGCATACCCTGGCCCATAAATATAAGGAGCAT ACTGAGCGCCTTCAGGAAGAATTGAGCATTCGGGATCGGATAATTAGCTCGGAGAGACGCCGTAGTGATCAACTGGCCACACAACTCAATAACACCCTTGATCGTTTTCGCCTCACTTGGCAATCTTGCCACCAGATTGACAAGGGATCAAGGCACTCGAACAATCGTGAGGATAAGCTACGTGGCCAGCTCATGGCCAAATCGCAGGAATGTGAGAATTTTGAAGAATTGCTGGAAGCGTGCAAAAAAGATTTGTTTCGCGAGTTGGCGAAATTTCGCAACTGTTCCCGTTTGTTGGCCAATGAGCAACGTCGTGCTCTACAATTGGAATTGTTGAATAATGAATTGGGGAACGAATTACTGGCTCTTCGTGAAGTATTACTAgtacaaaacaatttaatggTAGTGTCGATTTGTGTAAAGCAGGAGCAACTCAACACGGCGTACGAGACATTGAAGATTTGTGAACATGAGTTGGCCCTATTGGAGAT CAAATACAGCCAGTTGAGAGAGTATGATATCCAGATGGAGCAACGCAACAATGATGCAGCCAAAAATATGCGTTTCATACAAAATGTACTCTTCGTACAGGCAACTCGCCAATCCAATCCTCTATATAGCTGCTTGTATCACATAAGCGCCTGTGTCTTCGACTATTTTATGCCATCGTACTCAACGGCAGCGCGTCTGGATCATACAGTTCGCATATTTTTGGCACTGGCTTTTTTGTTGGCATCATTCCTTTAA